Proteins encoded in a region of the Cheilinus undulatus linkage group 8, ASM1832078v1, whole genome shotgun sequence genome:
- the znf526 gene encoding zinc finger protein 574 produces MAEQQEDADGVYVEHQYMCSECHQLFNTLEEVLIHQQIHTGQEVEGEVGEAMTIHSIHEMGQTQQYQCLECGALLVNPEELLQHQEMHMREAGMEVEQQTLCEVSEAAEAASEAQVPGPVQYQCLDCLALFDSPDTWLEHRHTHSRSSTHSNTETMEYVLQPDGTVTPLNSMQKYVLSEQQAGEILAQVLAQQQQQQKKRQPVSKPATPSRSSLLPPVTPTPGSATMHLQILTAQALADNSNTPSQRRSKLPPLLPAVGRHSATKLGVLENGVQRLELRLAPAVQGDGQQQQPTEVVVIHPYECSECSLLFQTPEDFLQHQGEHFLAQDKESGEPGVMGTFEEVRGREETMEKAEDIRVRVAEKRATVWAKPQQCELCNRTFTSVNRLTAHKRVHEQGTHECPECGKVFKKATSLQTHMRTHSGVARYLCVDCGNGFTTEMTLIMHRKSHTADPLHKCQFCNKTFTNMTKYLYHRRTHLNRDSPGMSVPVSMVSAQTRASVSALAILQRAREKKNSLTAEVNFSLLAPLTEDELEKLGEDPEQTSQRKEEVDKQVEEENMEMSAPSEVNTEDPQQLEDTTTSASATDSASLDNTGEGVSPGSADVPQVASSDKGSFSCRLCSKTFPSQLQLVHHKRKSHVTERNFVCGICGKSFKKQIHVRNHFRTHTGERPFQCSDCGKTFSSLANLMRHNLIHSGVRPYRCDVCHRSFSQSSNLRQHSLLHSNVAALSCPDCPATFRWPTKLAAHRYTQHPGAPPPFPCPHCEAGFLTRRQRDSHCLGQHPTLVGKETSSQSDLGKEVTSEPSASTSKDVESGDSASVLRGGLDCNICWKKLNSPANLRLHRLSHFTLGPGRPGCTTGKRPKAHQCPTCGKLFVSSSGVALHQRVHTGERPFPCQVCGKRFRQNTHLREHLRTHSGERPFRCEMCGKGFIQSMHLAEHRRTHTGERPHVCPQCGKAFKTFSNLRNHKKTHARQQRLDEEAAAQAAVLGEAGSTVAVVDASAVELANGQPQVIQIQASELQQAQGTPTIMCNEFGETIAIIETSEGGALPLEQALEIYHTALENGLAMDNLEGLQIL; encoded by the exons ATGGCCGAGCAGCAAGAGGATGCAGATGGTGTGTATGTGGAGCATCAGTATATGTGCAGCGAGTGCCATCAGCTCTTCAACACCCTTGAGGAGGTATTGATCCACCAGCAGATCCACACTGGACAGGAGGTAGAAGGGGAGGTTGGGGAAGCCATGACCATCCACAGTATCCACGAGATGGGACAAACCCAGCAGTACCAGTGTCTGGAGTGTGGAGCCCTTCTAGTCAACCCAGAGGAGCTGCTGCAACACCAGGAGATGCACATGagggaggctgggatggaggtgGAGCAGCAAA CGCTATGTGAGGTTTcagaagcagcagaagcagcatcAGAGGCTCAGGTGCCAGGGCCTGTCCAGTACCAGTGTTTGGACTGTCTGGCTCTGTTCGACTCCCCTGATACCTGGCTGGAGCATAGACACACCCACAGTCGGAGCAGTACACACAGCAACACAGAGACCATG GAGTACGTGCTGCAGCCTGATGGCACGGTCACTCCACTGAACAGTATGCAGAAGTATGTGCTGAGTGAACAACAGGCTGGAGAGATCTTGGCACAG GTACTTgctcagcagcagcaacaacagaagaagCGTCAGCCTGTCTCCAAACCTGCTACACCCTCTCGTTCCTCCCTACTGCCTCCAGTGACTCCTACCCCCGGATCAGCCACCATGCACCTGCAGATCCTCACAGCTCAGGCTCTGGCTGACAACTCCAACACTCCCAGTCAGCGTCGCTCCAAGCTCCCCCCTCTGCTCCCCGCTGTGGGCCGACACTCTGCTACAAAGCTTGGGGTGCTGGAAAACGGTGTCCAGAGACTGGAGTTAAGGTTGGCCCCTGCTGTCCAGGGTGAtggccagcagcagcagccaacAGAGGTGGTGGTTATCCACCCATATGAGTGCTCTGAGTGCTCCCTTCTCTTCCAGACCCCAGAGGACTTCCTCCAGCACCAGGGGGAGCATTTCCTGGCTCAGGACAAAGAGAGCGGTGAGCCAGGCGTCATGGGGACCTTTGAAGAGGTGCGAGGGAGGGAGGAGACAATGGAGAAGGCAGAGGACATTCGAGTCAGAGTGGCAGAAAAAAGAGCCACGGTGTGGGCTAAACCACAGCAGTGTGAGCTCTGTAACCGCACCTTCACGTCAGTTAACCGGCTCACTGCTCACAAGCGAGTACATGAGCAGGGGACACATGAATGTCCAGAGTGTGGCAAGGTGTTCAAGAAGGCAACTTCACTGCAGACACATATGCGCACACACTCTGGTGTAGCCAGGTACCTGTGTGTGGACTGTGGCAACGGTTTTACTACTGAGATGACGCTCATCATGCACAG GAAGTCACACACTGCAGACCCTCTTCACAAGTGTCAATTCTGCAATAAAACCTTCACCAACATGACCAAGTACCTCTACCACCGCAGAACCCACCTCAACCGTGACTCACCCGGCATGTCTGTCCCTGTCTCTAtg GTCTCTGCTCAAACGAGAGCATCTGTCTCTGCTCTCGCCATCCtacagagagcgagagagaagAAGAATTCACTCACAGCTGAGGTAAACTTCAGCCTGTTGGCCCCTCTCACCGAGGATGAGCTGGAAAAACTGGGAGAGGATCCAGAACAGACCTCTCAGAGGAAAGAAGAAGTGGACAAGCAGGTTGAGGAGGAAAACATGGAGATGTCTGCTCCATCTGAAGTCAACACTGAAGACCCCCAGCAGCTGGAGGATACCACTACATCTGCTTCAGCTACAGACTCGGCCTCTCTGGACAACACAGGTGAAGGAGTATCTCCTGGCTCTGCAGATGTGCCTCAGGTTGCGTCATCAGACAAAGGGTCTTTTTCTTGTCGTTTGTGCTCTAAAACCTTCCCTTCCCAGCTTCAACTCGTCCACCATAAAAGGAAGTCCCACGTCACGGAGCGCAACTTTGTTTGTGGCATCTGTGGGAAGTCCTTCAAAAAGCAGATCCATGTACGCAACCACTTCCGTACCCACACTGGTGAGCGGCCTTTTCAGTGTTCTGACTGCGGGAAAACCTTCTCATCCCTAGCTAATTTGATGAGGCACAATCTCATCCACTCTGGTGTGCGACCGTACCGCTGTGACGTCTGTCACCGCTCCTTTTCTCAGTCGTCCAACCTCCGTCAGCACAGCTTGCTGCACTCTAACGTTGCAGCTTTGAGCTGCCCCGACTGCCCTGCTACCTTCCGCTGGCCGACCAAGTTAGCAGCACATCGCTACACCCAACATCCAGGAGCGCCGCCTCCTTTCCCATGTCCTCACTGTGAGGCTGGCTTCCTGACAAGAAGGCAGAGAGACAGCCACTGTCTGGGGCAACACCCCACACTGGTAGGCAAAGAGACAAGCAGCCAGTCAGATCTGGGAAAAGAAGTGACCTCAGAGCCGTCCGCCTCAACCTCTAAGGATGTTGAATCAGGAGATTCAGCCAGTGTCTTGCGAGGAGGTTTAGATTGCAACATCTGTTGGAAGAAGCTTAATTCTCCTGCTAATCTGCGACTACACAGACTGAGCCACTTCACTTTAGGACCTGGTCGACCTGGCTGTACAACAGGGAAGCGACCTAAAGCCCATCAGTGTCCCACCTGTGGCAAATTGTTTGTGTCCTCTTCAGGAGTTGCACTTCACCAACGAGTTCACACCGGGGAGCGACCCTTCCCCTGCCAAGTGTGCGGCAAGCGCTTCAGACAGAACACACACCTGCGGGAGCACCTGCGCACACACTCAGGTGAGCGGCCGTTCCGCTGTGAAATGTGCGGTAAGGGTTTCATCCAGAGTATGCACCTGGCCGAACACCGCAGGACACACACAGGAGAGCGGCCGCACGTGTGTCCACAGTGCGGGAAAGCATTCAAGACTTTCTCCAACCTGAGAAACCACAAGAAGACGCACGCCCGACAGCAGAGGCTCGATGAAGAAGCTGCTGCTCAGGCTGCTGTACTCGGTGAGGCCGGCTCCACTGTGGCAGTGGTGGATGCTTCAGCGGTGGAACTAGCCAACGGGCAGCCTCAGGTGATCCAGATCCAAGCCTCGGAACTTCAGCAG GCACAGGGTACTCCTACCATCATGTGTAATGAGTTTGGGGAAACCATTGCCATCATTGAAACCAGTGAGGGCGGAGCTCTGCCTCTGGAGCAGGCCTTGGAAATCTACCACACAGCTTTGGAGAACGGACTCGCCATGGACAATCTGGAAGGACTGCAGATCCTCTGA